In Mobula hypostoma chromosome 11, sMobHyp1.1, whole genome shotgun sequence, the following are encoded in one genomic region:
- the st13 gene encoding hsc70-interacting protein, with protein MDPQKLRDLDAFVQYCRGNPKVLHTAELRFFKEWLESMGATIPPQAEHPEFTESPKKTNTEEKAAPPSSPEPASESEESELEIDNEGVIEPDPEEPHEMGDETIEVTEELMDQANEKKVEAINALGEGNLDKAVEYFTEAIKLNPRLAILYAKRASVYVKMQKPNAAIRDCNKAISINPDSAQPYKWRGKAHRLLGHWEEAAKDLATACKLDYDDDASAMLKEVQPRAQKIIDHRRKYERKSEEKAMKERIERAKKAKEEHEKARKEEEARRAGGSGFGGFPGGFPGGMPGMGGMPGMGGMPGMAGMPGLNELLSDPEVLAAMQDPEIMAAFQDVAQNPANISKYQNNPKVMNLVGKLSTKFGAKP; from the exons ATGGACCCGCAGAAACTCCGCGATCTCGACGCCTTTGTGCAGTACTGCAGAGGGAACCCGAAAGTGCTGCACACGGCCGAGCTGCGCTTCTTCAAAGAGTGGCTggagag TATGGGAGCAACTATCCCCCCACAGGCAGAACATCCGGAATTCACAGAGTCACCGAAG AAAACCAACACAGAAGAGAAGGCAGCACCACCTTCATCTCCAGAGCCAGCTTCAGAAAGTGAGGAGAGTGAACTTG AGATTGATAATGAGGGTGTGATTGAACCAGACCCTGAAGAACCTCATGAAATGGGAGATGAAACTATTGAg GTAACTGAAGAACTAATGGATCAGGCTAATGAGAAGAAAGTAGAAGCTATTAATGCTTTGGGTGAAG ggaatcttgacaaggcAGTCGAATACTTCACAGAGGCTATTAAGTTGAACCCACGTCTGGCCATTCTTTATGCTAAGCGAGCCAG TGTATATGTGAAAATGCAGAAGCCAAATGCAGCCATTAGGGATTGTAACAAAGCTATCAGTATCAACCCTGATTCTGCACAGCCTTACAAGTGGAGAGGGAAAGCACACAG ACTGCTCGGTCACTGGGAGGAAGCAGCCAAGGATTTGGCAACGGCCTGTAAACTGGATTATGATGATGATGCTAGTGCTATGCTGAAAGAAGTGCAACCTCGA GCTCAGAAAATAATAGATCACAGAAGAAAATATGAAAGGAAATCTGAAGAAAAGGCCATGAAGGAGCGAATAGAACGGGCAAAAAAAGCAAAAGAGGAACACGAAAAAGCACGCAAA GAGGAAGAGGCTCGTCGCGCAGGAGGTTCTGGGTTTGGTGGTTTCCCAG GTGGTTTTCCAGGGGGAATGCCTGGAATGGGGGGAATGCCTGGAATGGGGGGAATGCCTGGAATGGCAGGAATGCCTGGTCTGAATGAACTACTTTCTGATCCAGAGGTGCTTGCAGCTATGCAG GATCCTGAGATCATGGCGGCATTCCAAGATGTGGCCCAGAACCCAGCCAACATCTCAAAATACCAGAACAACCCTAAAGTGATGAACCTCGTGGGAAAGCTTTCAACTAAGTTTGGTGCCAAACCTTGA